A segment of the Lactobacillus sp. ESL0700 genome:
AAAACATTATTGATAAGATTGATAGCCTTGAAAAAGAACTGCATGACAGTCAAAAGCAAGTTGAAGATCTAAACTTGAAGATTAACCAAGCTAAGGCTGGTGAAATCTTTAATGACGTTGAACAAGCTGGCGATTTGACAGTTATTGCCAAGAAGGCCGACGTTAACGGAATGAATGACTTGCGTGAACTCGCTGATACGTGGAAGAGTGGCAACAAGTCCGATGTCTTAGTCTTAGCAGCAGCTAATGATGGCAAGGCAAACATGATTATTAGTTTGGGTCAAAAAGCTTTGGATAAAGGCTTGAAGGCTGGTGACTTAATTAAGCAAGCTGCACCAATCTTTGGCGGTGGCGGCGGTGGCCGTCCAAATATGGCTCAAGCTGGTGGTAAGAAGCCAGAAGGCCTTGACGATGCTATTAAGGCAGTTGTTGAAATAATTACTAAAAATTAATTGATTGAGTTTGAACTGTTTTTCAAGTAAAATTGTGTTAGGAGGAATGAAAATGAGTTCGCTAGATAAAACAATGCATTTTGATTTTAATCAAAATAAAGGCAAGAATGTTTATGATACTCTCCAAGATGTATATGATGCGCTTGAGGAAAAGGGCTATAATCCAATTAATCAGATTGTCGGCTACCTATTGTCTGGCGATCCAGCATACATTCCGCGGCACAATGACGCTCGTAATTTGATTTTGAAGCATGAGCGTGATGAAATTATTGAAGAACTTGTCAAAAGTTATCTTGGAAAAGACAAGTAATGCGTTTAATAGGTTTAGATGTCGGGTCTAAGACAGTTGGCGTTGCCGTTAGCGATGAGTTGGGGATTACTGCCCAGAAGGTAGAAACAATTCCAATTGATGAAGCTAAGTTTAGTTTTGGGATGCGCCCACTTAAAAAAATCGTGCGGCAATATGATGCGGATGGTTTTGTCTTGGGCTTACCCAAAAATATGGATGGCACATCTGGCAATTCGGTTGCGCGCAGTAAGGCTTATGGTGAGCGGCTGATCGCTAAGTTTGGCTTGCCCGTATATTATTCAGACGAGCGCCTGACAACGATTGAATCACGTCGGGTCTTAGTAGAAGAAGCTGGCATGCATGACCGCCACCAGCGCAAAGAAGTAATTGACCAAATGGCCGCTGTCTTGATTTTACAAAATTATTTAGACTTACACCGAAAGGATTAATATGACACAAGAAGTTCACGGTGATGACCGGCAAATTACCCTTGTTGATGACAAGGGCAATGAAGAATTATACGAAGTTTTATTTACATTTCATTCAGATGACTATGACAAGTCTTACATCTTACTTTATCCAGCTGCAGTAGGTGATGATGAAGAAGTTGAAGTTCAAGCATTTAGTTATGATGCTGATGATGCAGGCGATGTGACCAGCAGCGATTTGCACGAAATTGAATCAGACGATGAATGGAACATGGTTCAAGGGGTGTTGAATACTTTCTTGGATGATGACCGTTTAAGTGGTGAATAAAAAAGAAAGACTGGCTTAGCCAGTCTTTTTTTATTAATAGAGAAAAATAGACGACTAATGAATGACAAAATATTAAAAACGTTGGAATTTTCCAAAATTACGCAAAGGTTGGCTGACCAAGCAATTACGACACCAGCTAAGGAGCGGGCAATAAACTTAAAGCCTAGTGGTGACTTTGCTCAAGTCGAATTATCTTTGAAGCAGACTTTAGCGTTAGTTAATTTATTGCGAATTAAGGGTCAACTGCCGCTAACGGATTTTGAAGATGTTCGTCCTAGCACCAAGCGTTTGCGGATTAAAGCCAATTTGAATGCTAAAGAGCTAGGGAATATCCTGCTTGTTTTGGTGTTAGCCAATGAAGTTAATAGCTTTTTGGCAGATGTTAATGGCGAGCAGCTTAACTTAGAGGCAATTGCAGGAATTGCCTCTAAGTTAGATGTTCCCGAAATGTTATTGAACGAGCTTAAACGCGCGCTTGACTTCGACGGTGAGATTTTAGATACAGCTTCAAGTAACTTGGCTCGCTTGCGTCACGACTTAAAGAGTAATGACGAAGAAATCAAAATGCGAATGGATGCCTATACTAAGGGCGGCAGCAGTAAATATTTATCAGAACAGATTGTGACTATTCGTGATGACCGCTATGTTATTCCGGTTAAGCAAGAATATCGGGCAAAATTTGGTGGTGTGGTTCATGATCAAAGTGCCAGTGGGCAGACTTTATTCGTGGAACCCGGTGCAGTTCTAAGCTTGAACAATCGCCAACAGAATTTATTGGCTCAAGAGCGGCAAGAAATTCACCGTATTTTACGGCAATTGTCGGACTTGGCACGTGAAGAAGTGGCGCGACTAGATGCAATTGCTACGGCGTTAACCGAACTGGACTTTTTGCAGGCCAAGGCACATTTGGCTCGGGCAATGAAAGCAACTGAACCAAAGTTAAACCAAAATCATGAATTGAATTTATTGCAGGCACGCCACCCGTTAATTGATCCAGAAAAGGTCTTGCCTAATGATATTCGCTTGGGACTTGAATTTGATACGATGTTAATTACTGGTCCTAACACTGGTGGTAAGACAATCACGCTCAAGACAACTGGTCTCCTGCAATTAATGGCGCAGGCTGGATTATTTATTCCAGCTGCTGAGGGCAGTCAGGTCGGTGTTTTTAAAGATATTTGTGCTGACATTGGCGATGAGCAGTCAATTGAGCAGTCACTCAGTACTTTTTCATCGCACATTAACGATATTATTCAAATTATGAAAAGGGTTGACGATCAGACACTAGTTTTGATTGATGAAATTGGAGCTGGGACTGATCCAGAAGAAGGTGCCAGCCTAGCAATCAGTATTTTGGACTTTTTACGTAAGAAAAAAGCTAAAATCATGGTCACAACGCACTATCCAGAATTAAAGCTCTATGGTTATAATCGCTCACGGACAAGCAATGCGTCAATGGAATTTGATGTGAAGACGTTATCACCGACTTACCGTT
Coding sequences within it:
- the ruvX gene encoding Holliday junction resolvase RuvX, which translates into the protein MRLIGLDVGSKTVGVAVSDELGITAQKVETIPIDEAKFSFGMRPLKKIVRQYDADGFVLGLPKNMDGTSGNSVARSKAYGERLIAKFGLPVYYSDERLTTIESRRVLVEEAGMHDRHQRKEVIDQMAAVLILQNYLDLHRKD
- a CDS encoding endonuclease MutS2, whose product is MNDKILKTLEFSKITQRLADQAITTPAKERAINLKPSGDFAQVELSLKQTLALVNLLRIKGQLPLTDFEDVRPSTKRLRIKANLNAKELGNILLVLVLANEVNSFLADVNGEQLNLEAIAGIASKLDVPEMLLNELKRALDFDGEILDTASSNLARLRHDLKSNDEEIKMRMDAYTKGGSSKYLSEQIVTIRDDRYVIPVKQEYRAKFGGVVHDQSASGQTLFVEPGAVLSLNNRQQNLLAQERQEIHRILRQLSDLAREEVARLDAIATALTELDFLQAKAHLARAMKATEPKLNQNHELNLLQARHPLIDPEKVLPNDIRLGLEFDTMLITGPNTGGKTITLKTTGLLQLMAQAGLFIPAAEGSQVGVFKDICADIGDEQSIEQSLSTFSSHINDIIQIMKRVDDQTLVLIDEIGAGTDPEEGASLAISILDFLRKKKAKIMVTTHYPELKLYGYNRSRTSNASMEFDVKTLSPTYRLQIGIPGHSNAFAIARRLGMREDVVKNAQELMSDENSDINTMIVRLDKQTKAATDARNHLESSLDRSEKLAEKLQQALDWYNQRVQKQLEFAQERANEVVAKKRKKADQIIAKLEEQHGSVKQNEVIAAKGEFNQLAKQEENLAHNKVLQREKKRHHVTVGDRVKVLSYGQVGTITKRLGEHQYEVQMGIIKVKVSDRDVEKISGETKTKPQKTVRATSANRRSNARSELDLRGQRYEEAMTNLDRYIDSVLLAGLDVVTIIHGIGTGAIRKGVWQYLASSNHVKSYNYAPANEGGNGATIVHLK
- a CDS encoding IreB family regulatory phosphoprotein, encoding MSSLDKTMHFDFNQNKGKNVYDTLQDVYDALEEKGYNPINQIVGYLLSGDPAYIPRHNDARNLILKHERDEIIEELVKSYLGKDK
- a CDS encoding DUF1292 domain-containing protein; the protein is MTQEVHGDDRQITLVDDKGNEELYEVLFTFHSDDYDKSYILLYPAAVGDDEEVEVQAFSYDADDAGDVTSSDLHEIESDDEWNMVQGVLNTFLDDDRLSGE